A single Xiphias gladius isolate SHS-SW01 ecotype Sanya breed wild chromosome 18, ASM1685928v1, whole genome shotgun sequence DNA region contains:
- the pkig gene encoding cAMP-dependent protein kinase inhibitor gamma, protein MMDVETSYSDFINCDRTGRRNAVPDISGEGAVVASTSELTKDLAEMDLKAAEGDPGASPAPEAEGSPSQDAQGSGGPS, encoded by the exons ATGATGGACGTGGAGACGTCGTACTCGGACTTCATCAACTGTGATCGCACAGGCCGCAGGAACGCAGTGCCCGACATCTCGGGGGAGGGGGCAGTAGTGGCCAGCACCAGTGAACTCACCAAAGACCTGGCAGAGATGGACCTGAAGGCTGCAG AAGGAGACCCGGGGGCCTCCCCAGCCCCTGAGGCAGAGGGCTCCCCCAGCCAAGACGCCCAGGGAAGCGGAGGCCCATCCTAG